Proteins from a genomic interval of Chanos chanos chromosome 3, fChaCha1.1, whole genome shotgun sequence:
- the znf462 gene encoding zinc finger protein 462, producing the protein MEVLQCDGCDFRAESYDELKAHIQDVHTAFLQPTEVGDGTPNQSRSNSLNSLSHTEEDEEDMMASNNNYESSHKEAGLNSFDLDTGHFSSSNQMVYNQSSKSGNQFFQCKFCVRYFRSKSLLNEHSRKVHGILSEASPSHENSPGLHTSKQSSYNIVMHDSLGKVFSCQYCTYKSPRKARILKHQKVYHKDCFLGPPGSPSEAETEGAPVDAESDALSAEEHCDELNEDAVECDVLESIVKPQPRGTFTCKWCDYQAVQREQMCDHMMQKHRNMVKIVSSLQHPEGEGSGGSSKCESPSSPGSNPTPNLISNDLGGSDGSKVTSGNALFKSTSGMSTYQYSQITAKVPNSTGSSILSERSTFVTSDMSNSGIDLESSMLNNSGSSSDDELCDMDDPNYTDPLSAEDSTKLLLSEEDNKLLETKGIPFRRHMNRFQCPFCSFLTMHRRSISRHIENIHMSGKATVYKCDECPFICTSPLKLGTHKQCHGGSSSDWDTMDLTNESPDAENEGSEPMNGGNGSSKVNGKKSSAVIDQQNPHHCMLCNFSSSTLKGLRVHQQHKHSYCDEMQANSLEGSSNEQQDSESEAYNSPNFVQKTQTSILGFSSKKHLISKTARKSINDLPLDLSPVKKRTRIDEIANNLQSKISQSQQQEDMVINLEEMDDEEDENNFEVDIDKDKDDSSLQNQGYRYNSHLYIRKLGGTLEERGVGKRKRSMQSKVSSRNLTMPVTLSDDEDNSYSASLEAKDLQDQSSQDSRDTYQENIEYTEQPGNLFYCKHCDYHNKSARSVSTHYQRMHPYIKFSFRYILDPEDQSAVFRCLECFIEYNNFSDLHQHYMDHHPEASNVLNFNQPDLVYMCRFCSYTSPNVRSLMPHYQRMHPTVKINNAMIFSSYMVDQRQKGTGESQTLREILNSGPKSFTSSSSRSSSSPALKSISKVPDLTVEAEAYKETLGGNVVVYDCDMCSFASPNMHSVLVHYQKKHPEQKASYFRIQKTMRVISVDKPQTSNNSTFNLSSTPKSSNLIMPLGLDEEVFYCKHCVYNNRSVVGVLVHYQKRHPEIKVTAKYIKHAPPTPGLLKLMDELQIAPPKQFLKQFSNNGVDNPNNAHLKGSTDKGEAEMLFFCQHCDYGNRTVKGVLIHYQKKHRDVKANADLVRRHTAVVRSQRERAQMIQTGSSTSTTTTVTDTDKSRGLRSLKCRHCTYTSPYVYALKKHLKKDHPTVKATAMTILQWAYQDGILEAGYHCEWCIYSHAEPNGLLMHYQRRHPEHNVDFTYMASKLWAGPDSSTSRQGGNSDTKHYQCRDCAFEACSIWDITNHYQAVHPWAIKGDESVLLDIIKGNHSSEKLLPSLARGYVSSPFNSHQADRSEGAMEISRPSQERPSHLSFTTTSISNNPYQCTVCLSEYNSLHGLLTHYGKKHPGMKVKAADFAQEADINPSSVYKCRHCPYVNSRIHGVLTHYQKRHPLVKVTAEDFADDIEPMKDLINDGDEKCKTQRQGYGAYRCKMCPYTHGTLEKLKIHYEKYHNQPASDMFKPALMQSSSNKEEPVGECSARSVTDGQEGCNFDLALPQFEKGEKHAVFKCQLCKYFCSTRKGIARHYRIKHNNVRAQPEGKNNVFKCALCAYTNPIRKGLAAHYQKRHNIDAYYTHCLAASKTLGEKHNRVMVPVAQEEDGPTMSEELRLAVERRKCSLCAFQAFSRKSIVSHYIKRHPGVFPKKQHSSKLGRYFTVIYPKEPEQPPVTEENEVVEVKAEIEPENDVEWLPFKCLKCFKLSFNTAELLCMHYNDYHSKDLKRDFITIPSPAEDGIELYQCGHCEIKFLALPDLGIHLMNHNEEFQKRAMRQERRKQLQIKQKGAESPETKAENKSDSQGDKAPIGYRCNFCVEVHPTLRAICNHLRKHVQYGEVKEGHVKQEVAEIPVSIPMDGLANGNVEDAVAVEVSSEVDSPVAGVPVAMETKEATAAAVVAASASLDAPVGGQEKERLVGGHPCGQCDRVFMSMQGLRSHERSHSAMALFNREDKYSCQYCQFASPFRHNLDRHVQSHHGHQKPFRCKLCPFKSAYLSRLKSHLHKAHAGENTYKCISCPFSTMTISQLKEHSLREHGETLTLSKLRAGAALRTTRPLKDCDPNTLTLLSCEESGYLEPPDVQQQLSHYQLASRSQSSSGLPDPPTVVSDPPTQTRPDGILTCEFCEFSSGYMQSLRRHYRDRHGGKKLFKCKDCSFFTCYKSTFSMHVEAGHSTAPEEGPKDLRCPFCLYHTKYKSNMIDHIVLHREERVVPLEVCRSKLSRHLQGVVFRCHKCTFTCSSDESLQQHIHKHDELKPYQCQLCYYDSKHREELETHLREEHKVIRNFEMMGRVNLDLLEALTEKMNSMSSAEEEEGDEGVTLEEEEAEEEIEEEEEAEEEEREEQEKDEKEAEKPESTDVPVPSSPSSSSVCVNSEKRFPCEFCGRWFTLSSELERHVLRHGMTVNSSRTDSSPSPAVGATVLPPVVSVTALTDREMDLSCNTTETEKECPSDLSKNPFLNEEDKEMLETKKDL; encoded by the exons ATGGAGGTGCTACAGTGCGATGGCTGTGACTTCCGTGCAGAGTCCTATGATGAGCTGAAGGCACACATCCAAGATGTCCACACAGCCTTTCTGCAGCCTACAGAGGTTGGTGACGGGACGCCCAACCAGTCTAGGTCAAACTCTCTGAACTCCCTCAGCCAcacagaggaggatgaggaggacatGATGGCTTCAAATAACAATTATGAATCTTCACACAAAGAAGCAG GCCTAAACTCCTTTGACTTAGATACAGGGCACTTTTCCAGTTCTAACCAAATGGTATATAACCAGTCCAGTAAGTCAGGAAACCAGTTTTTCCAGTGTAAGTTCTGTGTCCGCTACTTCAGATCAAAATCCCTCCTTAATGAGCACTCCAGGAAGGTTCATGGCATTCTTAGTGAAGCCTCTCCATCCCATGAGAACTCACCTGGTTTGCATACTTCCAAACAATCCAGTTACAATATAGTAATGCATGACAGCCTTGGAAAAGTATTCTCTTGTCAGTACTGCACATACAAATCTCCTCGCAAAGCCAGGATTCTGAAACACCAAAAAGTGTATCACAAGGATTGTTTTCTGGGCCCTCCAGGCTCTCCCTCTGAGGCAGAGACTGAGGGTGCACCTGTGGATGCTGAATCTGATGCCTTATCTGCTGAGGAACATTGTGATGAATTGAATGAGGATGCTGTAGAGTGTGATGTTTTGGAATCCATAGTGAAACCCCAGCCCAGAGGGACCTTTACATGCAAGTGGTGTGATTACCAGGCAGTGCAAAGGGAGCAGATGTGTGATCACATGATGCAGAAGCATCGCAACATGGTGAAAATTGTATCATCTTTGCAACATCCTGAGGGAGAGGGTAGTGGAGGATCTTCCAAATGTGAGTCTCCCTCTTCGCCAGGAAGCAACCCAACACCCAATTTGATATCAAATGATCTAGGTGGGAGTGATGGTTCCAAAGTTACTTCTGGGAATGCATTGTTTAAGTCCACATCAGGAATGTCCACTTATCAGTATTCTCAGATCACAGCAAAAGTGCCCAACAGCACAGGATCTTCCATACTGTCAGAGAGATCAACATTTGTCACATCAGATATGTCAAACTCTGGTATAGATCTGGAATCCAGTATGTTGAACAATTCTGGAAGCAGCTCAGATGACGAACTCTGTGACATGGATGATCCCAATTACACAGACCCCTTGTCAGCTGAGGATTCCACTAAGCTGCTTCTGTCCGAGGAGGATAATAAATTGCTTGAGACAAAAGGGATCCCGTTCAGGAGACATATGAATAGGTTCCAGTGCCCCTTCTGTTCCTTTCTTACCATGCATCGGCGGAGCATCTCTCGTCACATAGAGAATATACACATGTCTGGCAAGGCCACAGTATATAAATGTGATGAGTGTCCTTTCATTTGCACCAGCCCTCTTAAATTAGGCACACACAAGCAATGTCACGGTGGCTCCTCCTCAGACTGGGACACCATGGACTTAACAAATGAAAGCCCAGATGCTGAGAATGAAGGATCTGAGCCCATGAATGGTGGAAATGGCAGCTCCAAAGTCAATGGCAAAAAATCTAGTGCTGTTATCGATCAACAAAATCCTCATCATTGCATGCTCTGCAACTTCTCCTCTAGTACACTAAAAGGTTTGCGAGTCCACCAGCAACATAAGCATTCTTATTGTGATGAAATGCAAGCCAACAGTCTAGAGGGCTCATCAAACGAGCAACAGGACTCTGAATCAGAGGCATACaactcaccaaactttgtacaAAAAACTCAAACATCAATCCTTGGATTTTCATCCAAAAAGCACCTTATTAGCAAGACGGCAAGGAAGTCCATCAATGACCTACCTTTAGATTTGTCACctgtgaagaaaagaacaagaattGATGAAATTGCTAACAACCTACAGAGCAAGATTAGTCAAAGCCAACAGCAGGAGGATATGGTGATCAATCTTGAGGAGATGGATGACGAAGAGGATGAAAACAACTTTGAGGTAGatatagacaaagacaaagatgaTTCTAGCCTTCAAAATCAAGGTTACAGATATAACTCACATCTATACATAAGGAAGTTGGGTGGCACTCTGGAGGAACGTGGTGTTGGAAAAAGGAAACGCAGCATGCAATCAAAGGTAAGCTCACGAAACCTTACCATGCCAGTCACTCTCTCTGATGACGAGGACAACAGTTACAGTGCATCATTGGAAGCTAAAGATCTCCAAGATCAAAGCAGTCAAGACAGCAGAGACACTTATCAGGAAAATATTGAGTACACTGAGCAACCTGGGAACCTTTTCTACTGCAAACACTGTGATTACCACAACAAGTCTGCCCGCAGTGTCAGTACACATTACCAGAGAATGCATCCCTACATTAAGTTTAGCTTTAGATACATCCTTgatccagaggatcagagtgcaGTCTTCCGTTGTCTGGAGTGCTTCATTGAATACAATAACTTCAGTGACCTTCACCAACACTACATGGATCATCACCCTGAAGCCAGCAATGTTTTGAACTTCAATCAGCCAGACTTGGTCTACATGTGCCGCTTCTGTTCATACACCAGTCCAAATGTACGAAGCCTGATGCCCCACTACCAAAGAATGCATCCCACGGTGAAAATCAACAATGCTATGATTTTCTCCAGCTATATGGTCGATCAGCGTCAGAAAGGAACGGGCGAGTctcaaacactgagagagataTTGAATTCTGGTCCTAAAAGtttcacctcctcctcatccagGTCCTCATCTAGCCCTGCTCTCAAAAGCATCTCCAAGGTTCCAGATTTGACTGTGGAGGCAGAAGCTTATAAGGAAACCCTTGGTGGTAATGTtgttgtgtatgactgtgacATGTGTTCTTTTGCCAGCCCCAATATGCACTCAGTGCTGGTCCACTATCAAAAGAAGCACCCAGAACAAAAAGCCTCATACTTCAGAATACAGAAAACAATGAGGGTAATTTCAGTTGATAAGCCACAGACCTCAAATAACTCCACCTTTAACCTTTCTAGTACTCCAAAATCCTCAAACCTTATCATGCCATTAGGTTTAGATGAAGAGGTTTTCTACTGCAAACACTGTGTCTACAACAACCGGTCAGTTGTAGGTGTTCTAGTCCATTACCAAAAGCGGCACCCAGAAATCAAAGTAACAGCGAAGTACATCAAGCACGCACCTCCCACTCCTGGCTTGCTGAAGCTCATGGACGAATTGCAAATTGCACCCCCCAAGCAGTTCCTAAAGCAGTTCAGCAACAATGGTGTTGACAACCCCAACAATGCCCACCTTAAAGGAAGTACAGACAAAGGAGAGGCTGAGATGCTGTTCTTCTGCCAACATTGCGACTATGGAAACCGCACTGTTAAAGGTGTGTTGATTCATTACCAAAAGAAGCATAGGGATGTGAAAGCGAATGCTGACCTGGTTcgcagacacacagctgtggtGCGCAGTCAAAGAGAAAGGGCCCAGATGATTCAAACAGGCAGCTCCACATCTACGACCACCACAGTTACTGATACAGACAAGTCCAGAGGACTGAGATCCTTAAAGTGCAGGCATTGCACTTACACATCTCCATATGTATATGCtttgaaaaagcatttgaagAAGGATCATCCTACTGTGAAAGCTACAGCCATGACGATCTTACAATGGGCGTATCAAGATGGTATCTTAGAGGCTGGTTATCACTGTGAGTGGTGCATCTACTCGCATGCTGAGCCCAATGGGCTGCTCATGCATTACCAAAGACGTCATCCAGAGCACAATGTTGACTTCACGTATATGGCCAGCAAGCTGTGGGCAGGTCCTGACTCTTCCACTTCCAGACAAGGGGGAAACTCAGACACAAAGCACTACCAGTGCAGGGATTGTGCCTTTGAGGCTTGTTCCATTTGGGATATCACCAACCACTACCAAGCTGTTCACCCTTGGGCCATTAAAGGGGACGAGTCTGTTCTACTTGACATCATCAAAGGCAACCATTCATCTGAGAAGCTGCTGCCTTCATTGGCCAGAGGATATGTTTCTAGTCCATTCAACAGTCATCAGGCAGATCGGAGTGAAGGTGCGATGGAGATTAGCAGACCTTCTCAAGAGCGCCCCTCTCACCTTTCCTTTACAACCACCTCGATTTCAAACAACCCATACCagtgcactgtgtgtctgtctgagtatAACAGCCTTCATGGACTTTTGACCCACTATGGTAAAAAGCACCCAGGCATGAAAGTTAAAGCTGCTGACTTTGCACAAGAAGCAGACATCAACCCTAGCTCAGTTTATAAGTGCCGTCACTGTCCTTACGTGAACTCCCGTATCCATGGAGTCCTAACCCACTATCAGAAACGACATCCATTGGTCAAAGTcacagcagaggactttgctgATGACATAGAGCCAATGAAAGATCTGATAAATGATGGAGATGAAAAGTGCAAAACCCAGAGGCAGGGTTATGGTGCTTATAGATGCAAGATGTGTCCTTACACCCATGGCACTTTAGAGAAGCTTAAAATACATTATGAGAAATATCACAATCAGCCAGCCTCAGACATGTTCAAACCAGCCCTCATGCAGTCCTCGTCCAACAAAGAGGAACCTGTTGGTGAATGTAGTGCTAGAAGTGTGACAGACGGCCAGGAGGGATGCAACTTTGACCTTGCCCTCCCCCAGTTTGAAAAGGGGGAGAAGCATGCAGTGTTCAAATGTCAGCTCTGCAAGTACTTTTGCTCCACCAGAAAGGGCATAGCTCGACACTACCGCATTAAGCACAACAATGTTCGAGCTCAGCCTGAGGGCAAGAACAACGTCTTTAAGTGTGCCCTCTGTGCCTACACAAATCCCATCCGCAAAGGCCTGGCAGCACATTACCAGAAACGGCACAACATTGATGCATATTACACACATTGCCTGGCAGCTTCCAAGACCTTGGGTGAGAAGCACAATAGGGTGATGGTCCCAGTAGCTCAAGAGGAAGATGGACCAACAATGAGTGAAGAGCTCAGACTGGCTGTAGAGAGGAGGAAGTGCTCACTATGTGCCTTCCAGGCGTTCAGTAGGAAAAGTATTGTCTCTCACTACATCAAGCGTCACCCAGGAGTCTTTCCAAAGAAGCAACACTCCAGCAAGCTTGGGCGTTACTTTACTGTGATCTACCCCAAAGAGCCTGAGCAACCACCTGTAACGGAGGAGAATGAAGTGGTAGAAGTTAAAGCAGAGATTGAACCAGAGAATGATGTGGAGTGGCTGCCCTTCAAATGTCTGAAATGCTTCAAGCTGTCCTTCAACACAGCTGAGTTGCTTTGCATGCATTACAATGACTACCACAGCAAGGATCTGAAGAGAGATTTCATCACCATTCCCAGCCCTGCGGAGGATGGGATAGAGCTCTATCAGTGTGGCCATTGCGAAATCAAGTTTTTGGCCCTCCCAGACCTTGGCATCCACCTGATGAATCACAATGAGGAGTTCCAAAAGCGAGCGATGaggcaggagaggaggaagCAGCTTCAGATCAAACAAAAAGGAGCAGAGTCACCAGAGACCAAAGCAGAGAACAAG TCGGACAGCCAGGGTGATAAAGCCCCAATAGGGTACAGGTGCAACTTCTGTGTTGAAGTTCACCCCACCCTCAGAGCCATCTGCAACCACttgagaaaacatgtacagtATGGAGAAGTCAAGGAGGGGCATGTGAAG CAGGAAGTGGCTGAGATTCCTGTCTCTATTCCGATGGATGGCCTTGCTAATGGCAACGTTGAGGATGCGGTGGCCGTGGAAGTCTCCTCCGAGGTGGACTCACCAGTTGCTGGGGTTcccgttgccatggagaccaAAGAGGCAACAGCAGCGGCAGTGGTGGCAGCATCCGCATCACTGGACGCTCCAGTTGGGGGTCAGGAGAAAGAAAGGCTGGTGGGAGGGCACCCCTGTGGTCAGTGTGACCGGGTCTTCATGTCCATGCAAGGCCTGCGATCCCACGAGAGAAGCCACTCTGCCATGGCCCTGTTCAACAGAGAGGACAAGTACAGCTGCCAGTACTGCCAGTTCGCCTCTCCATTCAGACACAA TTTGGATCGTCACGTTCAGTCTCACCATGGGCATCAGAAGCCGTTCCGTTGTAAGCTCTGTCCTTTTAAATCTGCCTACCTGAGCCGCCTCAAGAGTCATCTACACAAAGCACATGCAG GAGAGAACACATATAAATGCATCTCCTGTCCATTCTCCACCATGACCATCAGTCAGCTTAAGGAGCACTCTCTGAGAGAACACGGCGAGACACTCACCCTGTCCAAACTCCGAGCTGGTGCAGCCCTCCGCACGACAAGGCCCCTTAAAGATTGTGACCCAAACACCCTCACACTCCTTTCTTGCGAGG AGTCTGGGTACCTGGAACCTCCTGATGTGCAGCAACAACTAAGCCATTACCAGCTGGCCTCTCGTAGCCAGAGTTCATCCGGCCTGCCGGACCCCCCCACAGTTGTGTCAGACCCCCCAACCCAGACTCGGCCTGACGGGATCCTGACCTGCGAGTTCTGTGAGTTCAGCTCAGGCTATATGCAGAGCTTACGTCGACACTATCGAGATCGTCATGGTGGCAAGAAACTCTTCAAGTGCAAGGACTGCTCCTTCTTCACCTGCTACAA GTCAACCTTCTCCATGCACGTGGAGGCAGGGCATTCGACAGCCCCTGAGGAAGGGCCTAAAGACCTTCGCTGCCCCTTCTGTCTGTATCACACCAAGTACAAGAGCAATATGATAGACCACATCGTCCTACACAGAG AGGAACGCGTGGTACCTCTGGAAGTGTGTCGCTCGAAACTGTCTCGTCACCTGCAGGGTGTGGTGTTCCGTTGTCATAAGTGCACCTTCACCTGCTCCAGCGATGAGAGTCTTCAACAGCACATCCACAAACACGATGAGCTTAAGCCCTACCAGTGCCAGCTCTGTTACTATGACAGCAAGCACAGAGAGGAATTGGAGACTCACCTGAGAGAGGAGCACAAG GTGATCCGTAACTTTGAGATGATGGGGCGAGTTAACCTGGACCTGCTGGAGGCTCTTACGGAGAAGATGAACAGCATGAGTagtgctgaggaagaggagggtgatgAAGGTGTGActttggaggaagaggaggcagaggaagagatagaggaagaagaggaggcagaagaggaagagagagaggagcaggaaaaagatgaaaaggagGCAGAGAAGCCAGAGTCAACAG ACGTTCCTGTTCCCAGTTCTCCGagcagcagcagtgtgtgtgtaaacagtgagaAACGGTTTCCTTGTGAGTTCTGTGGCCGTTGGTTTACCCTCAGTTCTGAGTTGGAGCGTCACGTCCTCCGACACGGCAT GACTGTTAACAGCAGTAGAACAGACTCCAGCCCCTCCCCTGCAGTAGGAGCAACAGTTCTGCCTCCTGTTGTCTCAGTGACAGCCTTGACAGACAGGGAGATGGACCTCTCCTGTAACACtacagagactgagaaagaatgCCCATCTGACCTATCGAAGAATCCATTTCTGAATGAGGAGGACAAAGAAATGCTTGAGACCAAAAaggacctttaa